A DNA window from Sulfitobacter noctilucicola contains the following coding sequences:
- a CDS encoding alkaline phosphatase family protein, translated as MDKKLLLIILDGVPYRNFRRLFGNLEGWVQSGTARVWKHRAVLPSISASCYASIHTGVSPQEHGCTGNGNVFRLTHEDVFAQTRKAGGITGAVAHSFWSEFFNRAPFDYVRDIEYDEPESATINHGRFHTMTGYGMVNQMTPSDVDLFATLTNLCLKNGLNYGMLHTCTLDSMGHRFFHESQEMDHACAVMDEMLAPFIPQWLAAGYEVIVTADHGQDERGHHGGRGELQQETALYYFGDAEGPAEDTVIDQLQLAPTILHRLVAAPASTMKAKSFLS; from the coding sequence ATGGACAAGAAACTACTGCTGATCATCCTTGACGGCGTCCCATACCGCAACTTCCGGCGCTTGTTCGGCAATCTGGAAGGGTGGGTTCAGTCAGGGACAGCCCGCGTCTGGAAGCATCGCGCCGTGCTGCCGTCTATTTCGGCCTCCTGCTATGCTTCGATCCACACAGGCGTCAGCCCGCAGGAACATGGCTGCACCGGCAATGGCAATGTCTTCCGCCTGACCCATGAAGATGTCTTTGCGCAAACCCGTAAGGCGGGTGGTATCACCGGCGCGGTCGCCCATTCGTTCTGGTCGGAGTTCTTTAACCGTGCGCCTTTCGACTATGTGCGCGATATCGAATACGACGAACCCGAAAGCGCCACGATCAACCATGGCCGGTTTCACACGATGACCGGCTACGGGATGGTCAACCAGATGACGCCCTCTGACGTGGACCTGTTCGCCACCCTGACCAACCTTTGCCTCAAGAACGGGCTGAACTACGGGATGCTACATACCTGCACACTTGACAGTATGGGCCATCGTTTCTTTCACGAGAGTCAGGAAATGGACCACGCCTGCGCTGTTATGGACGAGATGCTTGCCCCGTTCATTCCGCAGTGGCTGGCTGCCGGATATGAAGTCATCGTGACGGCGGATCACGGACAGGACGAGCGTGGCCACCATGGCGGCCGCGGAGAGTTGCAACAGGAAACGGCGCTTTACTATTTCGGCGATGCGGAAGGTCCGGCAGAGGATACCGTGATCGATCAGTTACAGCTGGCACCCACAATCCTTCACCGCTTGGTTGCCGCCCCCGCCAGCACCATGAAAGCGAAGAGCTTTCTTAGCTAG